The following proteins are co-located in the Solanum pennellii chromosome 1, SPENNV200 genome:
- the LOC107015344 gene encoding galactinol synthase 1, translated as MAPAIARVTEKMAKPATNGPGPATLDRAYVTFLAGNGDYVKGVIGLAKGLRKVKSVYPLVVAVLPDVPSEHRRMLEEQGCIVREMEPVYPPENQTQFAMAYYVINYSKLRIWEFVEYKKLIYLDGDIQVYENIDHLFDLPDGYLYAVMDCFCEKTWSHTPQYKIGYCQQCPDKVKWPSEDLGQPPSLYFNAGMFVFEPSLRTYHDLLKKLQITPPTPFAEQDFLNMYFKNIYRPIPLVYNLVLAMLWRHPENVELDKVKVVHYCAAGSKPWRYTGKEENMEREDIKLLVKKWWDIYNDESLDYNRSVGMNQVNVIGAAGAVNQLQPLIAAAMSQAGAVKYVTAPSAA; from the exons ATGGCTCCGGCGATCGCTAGAGTAACCGAGAAAATGGCGAAACCGGCAACCAACGGGCCGGGTCCTGCAACATTGGACCGGGCCTACGTTACGTTTTTGGCGGgaaatggtgattatgtgaaaggtgtgattGGATTAGCAAAAGGTTTGAGGAAGGTCAAATCGGTGTATCCGCTGGTTGTGGCGGTGCTGCCGGATGTTCCGTCGGAGCACCGCCGTATGCTGGAGGAGCAAGGTTGTATAGTGAGAGAGATGGAGCCAGTTTACCCACCTGAAAACCAAACTCAATTTGCTATGGCTTATTACGTCATCAACTACTCTAAGCTTCGTATTTGGGAG TTTGTGGAATACAAGAAGTTGATATACCTAGATGGTGACATTCAGGTGTATGAAAACATAGATCATTTGTTTGATTTGCCAGATGGTTACTTGTACGCTGTAATGGACTGTTTCTGTGAGAAAACATGGAGTCACACGCCTCAATACAAGATCGGCTACTGTCAACAGTGTCCGGACAAAGTTAAGTGGCCTAGTGAGGACTTAGGTCAGCCACCATCCCTATATTTTAACGCGGGAATGTTCGTGTTTGAGCCCAGCCTTCGCACTTACCACGACCTCTTGAAGAAACTTCAAATCACCCCTCCTACTCCTTTTGCAGAGCAG GATTTCCTGAATATGTATTTCAAGAACATCTACAGACCTATACCTCTAGTGTACAATCTTGTTCTAGCAATGTTATGGCGTCATCCCGAGAATGTTGAGCTTGATAAAGTGAAAGTTGTACACTATTGTGCAGCG GGATCAAAGCCGTGGAGGTACACAGGGAAAGAAGAGAACATGGAAAGGGAAGATATAAAATTACTGGTGAAGAAATGGTGGGACATTTACAACGACGAGTCTCTGGACTACAATAGATCAGTTGGCATGAATCAGGTGAATGTGATAGGTGCTGCAGGAGCAGTGAACCAGCTTCAACCACTGATTGCTGCTGCTATGTCCCAGGCTGGCGCGGTCAAATACGTAACTGCTCCCTCGGCTGCTTAA
- the LOC107030712 gene encoding GDSL esterase/lipase LIP-4-like, with product MNMRMRSRTSCRFMLLVCFLMCQLANVVVCECNKNMVIFNFGDSNSDTGGYPAAHGIRFGYPDGRAFFHQPSDRLCDGRLILDFLCENLNMSYLTPYLESVRPNFKNGVNFAIGGATILPKNVLFSLSTQVLQFVRFLQLQSKGSEELVDKVDLKKAIYMIDIGQNDLAGAFTYLSQAYQVIEKIPSFISEIQDAILAKIGCQHSIYKHGGKNFWIHNTGPLGCLPQKVATRNVSNLNDIDDHGCVKSMNEAAQAFNNQLRALCEQLRLQMKDTTIVYVDMYAIKYDLIANSSTYGIQNPLMVCCGYGGPPYNYNPNITCRQSGCTLCEESGAYVSWDGVHYTEFANSIFASKILSTNYSTPPLDLHHFCT from the exons atgaatatgagaaTGAGAAGTAGAACAAGTTGTAGGTTTATGTTACTTGTTTGTTTTTTGATGTGTCAATTGGCAAACGTTGTTGTTTGTGAGTGTAACAAAAATATGgtaattttcaattttggagATTCAAATTCAGACACAGGTGGTTATCCAGCTGCTCATGGAATTAGATTTGGATATCCAGATGGTCGTGCCTTTTTTCATCAGCCATCTGATAGATTGTGTGATGGACGATTGATTCTTGACTTCCTTT GTGAAAATCTGAATATGAGCTATCTGACTCCATATCTGGAATCTGTAAGGCCTAATTTTAAGAATGGGGTAAATTTTGCAATTGGAGGTGCAACTATACTCcccaaaaatgttttatttagtCTGAGTACTCAAGTTCTTCAATTTGTAAGGTTTCTTCAGTTACAATCCAAAG GTTCGGAAGAGTTGGTTGATAAAGTAGATTTGAAGAAGGCAATATACATGATAGATATAGGACAAAATGATCTTGCTGGTGCATTCACTTACCTTTCACAAGCTTATCAAGTTATTGAAAAGATCCCTTCTTTCATATCTGAAATTCAAGATGCAATACTG gccaaaattgggtgtcaacactcTATATACAAACATGGAGGGAAGAATTTCTGGATTCATAACACAGGACCGTTAGGTTGTTTGCCACAAAAGGTTGCCACAAGAAATGTAAGTAACTTGAACGATATTGATGATCATGGATGTGTTAAGTCTATGAACGAAGCTGCACAAGCATTTAACAATCAATTGAGAGCTCTTTGTGAACAATTGAGGCTCCAAATGAAGGACACAACCATTGTGTATGTTGATATGTATGCCATCAAGTACGACCTCATCGCCAATTCAAGCACTTATG GTATTCAAAATCCATTGATGGTGTGTTGTGGTTATGGTGGTCCGCCTTATAACTATAATCCCAACATAACTTGTCGCCAAAGTGGTTGTACTCTGTGCGAGGAAAGTGGTGCATATGTCAGCTGGGATGGAGTTCACTACACTGAGTTTGCTAATTCAATTTTTGCTTCCAAAATACTCTCTACAAATTATTCTACTCCACCTCTAGACTTGCATCACTTTTGTACCTAG